The Maniola hyperantus chromosome 9, iAphHyp1.2, whole genome shotgun sequence genome includes a region encoding these proteins:
- the ImpE3 gene encoding uncharacterized protein ImpE3 isoform X2, whose product MFRQSILFTIFLQVTQNVLVQSVQEVKLSDSYLPVAMQVIAHLTDQMAFEAKDDVPQRTTTTAKPLDITTRFHKPGLYAPSAPPKPTDRVIPKDQNFVLLPMEHNAEYTIIEPQEKRTEEPLLSALHEEVKLLMEPRPSLQHQLLPYEQDVKASRRSDGYDDIDEESLQYLSQNVRDMIRMANDPDDDRVVDVWEGLRASPSEVSTRGKLSSSNLRLLLLYDLLSRDAKKQRLSDFSGFSPEVMKALVESSDGGARAQLSMVLDRMVERHDCTHDYANNRAREMVAELAKDESKLSSEIRYLQPLVYRY is encoded by the exons ATGTTTCGACAAAGTATTTTGTTCACAATCTTCCTGCAAGTTACACAAAATGTTCTG GTCCAATCAGTCCAGGAGGTGAAGCTCTCCGACTCCTACCTCCCCGTGGCGATGCAGGTCATCGCGCACCTCACGGACCAGATGGCCTTCGAAGCCAAGGATGACGTTCCTCAGCGAACTACCACGACTGCCAAACCTTT GGACATAACAACGCGATTTCACAAACCAGGTCTCTACGCTCCATCAGCCCCACCAAAACCGACCGATAGAGTCATCCCCAAAGACCAGAACTTCGTCCTTCTACCCATGGAGCACAACGCGGAATACACCATCATTGAGCCGCAAGAGAAGAGAACGGAAGAGCCCCTGCTGTCAGCTCTCCATGAAGAAGTGAAGCTTTTGATGGAGCCGAGACCTAGTTTGCAGCATCAGCTCTTGCCTTACGAACAGGATGTCAAAGCTTCCAGACGTTCTGACGG GTATGATGACATAGACGAAGAAAGCTTGCAGTACCTGTCCCAGAACGTGAGGGACATGATCAGAATGGCCAACGACCCAGACGACGACCGGGTCGTGGACGTGTGGGAAGGGCTGAGGGCCAGTCCCAGCGAGGTGTCCACGCGTGGGAAGCTGTCGTCATCCAACTTGAGGCTGCTGCTGCTGTACGATCTGCTCAGCAGGGACGCGAAGAAACAACGACTCTCCGATTTTAGC GGATTCTCTCCAGAAGTGATGAAGGCTTTGGTGGAGTCCTCAGACGGCGGGGCCAGAGCGCAGCTCAGCATGGTGCTGGACAGGATGGTGGAGCGCCACGACTGCACCCACGACTACGCCAACAACCGCGCTAGGGAAATGGTCGCCGAGCTGGCCAAGGACGAGTCCAAGCTGTCCTCCGAGATTAGATACTTGCAGCCACTTGTATACAGATACTAA
- the ImpE3 gene encoding uncharacterized protein ImpE3 isoform X1, with translation MFRQSILFTIFLQVTQNVLVQSVQEVKLSDSYLPVAMQVIAHLTDQMAFEAKDDVPQRTTTTAKPLYVNSNYFASLPGNGWRMRYGIARDITTRFHKPGLYAPSAPPKPTDRVIPKDQNFVLLPMEHNAEYTIIEPQEKRTEEPLLSALHEEVKLLMEPRPSLQHQLLPYEQDVKASRRSDGYDDIDEESLQYLSQNVRDMIRMANDPDDDRVVDVWEGLRASPSEVSTRGKLSSSNLRLLLLYDLLSRDAKKQRLSDFSGFSPEVMKALVESSDGGARAQLSMVLDRMVERHDCTHDYANNRAREMVAELAKDESKLSSEIRYLQPLVYRY, from the exons ATGTTTCGACAAAGTATTTTGTTCACAATCTTCCTGCAAGTTACACAAAATGTTCTG GTCCAATCAGTCCAGGAGGTGAAGCTCTCCGACTCCTACCTCCCCGTGGCGATGCAGGTCATCGCGCACCTCACGGACCAGATGGCCTTCGAAGCCAAGGATGACGTTCCTCAGCGAACTACCACGACTGCCAAACCTTTGTATGTCAATTCAAATTACTTTGCCAGCTTGCCGGGAAACGGCTGGAGGATGCGGTATGGTATCGCGAG GGACATAACAACGCGATTTCACAAACCAGGTCTCTACGCTCCATCAGCCCCACCAAAACCGACCGATAGAGTCATCCCCAAAGACCAGAACTTCGTCCTTCTACCCATGGAGCACAACGCGGAATACACCATCATTGAGCCGCAAGAGAAGAGAACGGAAGAGCCCCTGCTGTCAGCTCTCCATGAAGAAGTGAAGCTTTTGATGGAGCCGAGACCTAGTTTGCAGCATCAGCTCTTGCCTTACGAACAGGATGTCAAAGCTTCCAGACGTTCTGACGG GTATGATGACATAGACGAAGAAAGCTTGCAGTACCTGTCCCAGAACGTGAGGGACATGATCAGAATGGCCAACGACCCAGACGACGACCGGGTCGTGGACGTGTGGGAAGGGCTGAGGGCCAGTCCCAGCGAGGTGTCCACGCGTGGGAAGCTGTCGTCATCCAACTTGAGGCTGCTGCTGCTGTACGATCTGCTCAGCAGGGACGCGAAGAAACAACGACTCTCCGATTTTAGC GGATTCTCTCCAGAAGTGATGAAGGCTTTGGTGGAGTCCTCAGACGGCGGGGCCAGAGCGCAGCTCAGCATGGTGCTGGACAGGATGGTGGAGCGCCACGACTGCACCCACGACTACGCCAACAACCGCGCTAGGGAAATGGTCGCCGAGCTGGCCAAGGACGAGTCCAAGCTGTCCTCCGAGATTAGATACTTGCAGCCACTTGTATACAGATACTAA